Proteins co-encoded in one Acidobacteriota bacterium genomic window:
- a CDS encoding MOSC domain-containing protein: MDGLLFNTHLTTAEIEQEINHILASPKDNGLIELIVRRPKGNKREVLESGMLNVETGLVGDNWLTRGSSRTGNGLGHPEMQLNLMNYRFAELIAGDRHRVPLAGDQFFVDLDLSGENLPVGTRLLIGEALIEVTSVPHLGCKKFVERFGMDAMKYANSEFGRKHNLRGINAKVVSGGRVAAGGTIQIVR; encoded by the coding sequence AGATCAACCATATTCTCGCGTCGCCCAAAGATAACGGACTTATCGAACTGATCGTTCGTCGTCCAAAGGGGAACAAACGCGAGGTTTTGGAGAGTGGGATGCTTAATGTCGAAACTGGCCTCGTCGGCGACAATTGGCTGACTCGCGGCAGTTCGCGGACAGGTAACGGGCTCGGGCATCCTGAGATGCAGCTCAATTTGATGAATTATCGCTTTGCCGAGCTGATCGCTGGTGATCGGCATCGAGTTCCGCTAGCTGGGGATCAGTTCTTTGTCGATCTGGATCTGAGCGGTGAGAATTTGCCGGTCGGCACGCGACTTTTGATCGGCGAAGCTCTGATCGAGGTGACGTCGGTGCCGCATCTCGGCTGTAAAAAATTTGTTGAGCGTTTTGGCATGGACGCTATGAAATATGCGAATTCCGAATTCGGCCGGAAACATAACCTCCGCGGAATCAATGCAAAGGTGGTCAGCGGGGGCCGTGTCGCTGCTGGCGGTACTATTCAGATCGTGAGGTAG
- a CDS encoding addiction module protein: MSNIEILEQALKLRPDERYKVVEGLLNSLDVPDSDLDEIWADEAEHRLKAYREGRLGSVSMEEIFGSDV, encoded by the coding sequence ATGAGTAATATAGAAATTCTTGAACAAGCGCTGAAGCTGAGGCCGGATGAAAGATACAAAGTGGTTGAAGGTTTGTTAAACAGCCTAGATGTTCCGGACAGCGATCTCGACGAGATATGGGCTGATGAAGCCGAACATAGACTGAAGGCATATCGAGAAGGCCGGTTAGGGAGCGTATCGATGGAAGAGATCTTCGGTTCTGACGTATGA
- a CDS encoding type II toxin-antitoxin system RelE/ParE family toxin translates to MKVRFSTLAQQELDDAVLYLGLEFEGLGERFKSEVKAAVLRIARYPQAWSVERGEVRKCLLHKFPYKLLYSIESDHIFILAIAHQHRRPDYWIDRLA, encoded by the coding sequence ATGAAGGTTCGGTTTTCAACTTTAGCTCAACAAGAACTGGACGATGCCGTTTTGTATCTTGGACTTGAGTTCGAGGGACTTGGCGAAAGGTTCAAGTCTGAGGTTAAAGCGGCGGTGTTGAGGATCGCTCGATATCCGCAAGCTTGGTCCGTCGAAAGAGGTGAAGTTAGAAAGTGTCTCCTGCACAAGTTTCCTTATAAATTACTCTATTCGATCGAATCCGATCATATTTTTATTTTAGCTATCGCGCACCAGCACCGGCGACCCGATTATTGGATCGACAGGCTTGCTTAG
- the xth gene encoding exodeoxyribonuclease III, with translation MKIATWNINSIGSRIQHVIDWCEANQPDVLCLQETKCVDEKFPLQRFKQIGFEHIAVHGEKAYNGVAIVSKLPLDDVQKNFVDNDASESKRLIAATIDGIRVVNAYVPHGTKFGSDKFVYKLDWIAKLRKLFDDNFETDDEVLLCGDINVAPHEMDVWNPQLWRNKMHFSKPERDAILDLKKWGFVDLFRQLNGSEREFSWWSNFHHDFEKDRGLRIDHIWASPPLAEVCTDCWIDKGPRGLEKPSDHAPVVAEFNI, from the coding sequence TTGAAGATCGCCACCTGGAATATTAACTCGATAGGTTCGCGCATCCAGCATGTAATTGACTGGTGCGAGGCGAATCAGCCTGATGTTCTTTGTTTGCAGGAGACGAAATGTGTTGACGAGAAGTTCCCACTTCAGCGGTTTAAGCAGATCGGGTTTGAGCATATTGCGGTTCATGGCGAGAAGGCTTATAACGGTGTTGCGATCGTGTCGAAGCTGCCGCTCGATGATGTGCAGAAAAACTTTGTGGACAACGACGCGAGTGAGTCAAAACGTCTCATCGCAGCAACGATCGATGGCATTCGGGTTGTGAATGCTTATGTTCCGCATGGAACTAAGTTCGGGAGCGATAAATTTGTTTACAAACTCGATTGGATAGCCAAGTTGCGAAAGCTGTTTGACGATAATTTTGAGACCGACGACGAAGTCCTATTATGCGGCGATATCAACGTCGCTCCGCATGAGATGGACGTTTGGAACCCGCAGCTTTGGCGTAACAAAATGCATTTTTCGAAGCCGGAACGGGACGCGATCCTGGATCTGAAAAAATGGGGTTTCGTCGACCTTTTTCGACAATTGAACGGCAGCGAACGTGAGTTTTCGTGGTGGAGCAATTTTCATCATGATTTTGAAAAGGATCGCGGACTTCGCATTGACCACATCTGGGCCTCGCCCCCGTTGGCTGAGGTCTGTACTGATTGCTGGATAGATAAAGGGCCTCGCGGATTGGAAAAGCCAAGCGACCACGCTCCGGTTGTGGCGGAATTCAATATTTAA
- a CDS encoding M20/M25/M40 family metallo-hydrolase yields the protein MLRLIRKTIFLTGCFVISASASFAQSPPVDINSPKVKRALEFIRSIEPETIEEQIKTAEIPAPTFKEGNRAKYYKQRFTELGLSNVRIDAVGNVIGERSGTDPSQTLVIAAHLDTVFPEGTDVKVRRNGNILTGPGIGDDARGLAVILAIVRALNEARIETKGNMIFVADVGEEGLGNLNGVGHIVKEELKGKITHFIGLDASGYDIVNREIGSNRYRVTFRGPGGHSYFEFGRPSAIHALGRAIDKIAKLTVLKDPRTTYNVGKIEGGTTVNSIAQTASMEVDLRSISAGELEKLDANFKKAVQRSLEEENSSKTDAARLTVEIQMIGQRPVGLQAPDAPIVQAILAADKALGITPNLTASSTDSGMPMRFGIPAVTIGSGGKWQGMHSVGEIFDSTDSYLGTQRVLTAILAIIGMKK from the coding sequence ATGCTGCGTTTGATCCGAAAAACTATTTTCCTCACCGGCTGCTTTGTCATATCGGCGTCAGCCTCATTTGCACAAAGCCCGCCCGTCGATATCAACTCGCCCAAAGTAAAACGGGCTCTCGAATTCATAAGATCCATCGAGCCCGAGACCATCGAGGAACAGATCAAAACTGCCGAGATCCCGGCACCGACATTCAAAGAAGGCAACAGAGCGAAATACTACAAGCAGAGGTTCACCGAGCTAGGCCTTTCAAACGTGCGGATCGACGCGGTTGGAAACGTGATAGGCGAGCGGTCTGGAACCGATCCGTCGCAAACGCTCGTGATCGCGGCGCATCTCGACACAGTTTTTCCCGAAGGAACAGATGTAAAGGTCAGGCGGAACGGCAACATCCTCACGGGGCCCGGAATTGGCGACGACGCTAGAGGTTTGGCGGTGATACTTGCCATCGTCAGAGCGTTGAATGAAGCCAGAATTGAGACGAAAGGAAACATGATCTTCGTCGCCGACGTTGGCGAGGAAGGCCTCGGTAACCTAAATGGCGTTGGGCACATTGTGAAAGAGGAACTCAAGGGCAAGATCACGCATTTCATCGGCCTTGACGCGTCCGGTTATGACATCGTGAACCGCGAGATCGGCAGCAATCGATATCGTGTGACTTTTCGCGGGCCGGGCGGGCACAGCTATTTCGAATTCGGGCGTCCAAGCGCTATCCATGCCCTCGGCCGGGCCATTGATAAGATTGCAAAATTAACTGTGCTAAAAGATCCGCGAACGACCTACAATGTCGGTAAGATCGAAGGCGGCACAACGGTAAACTCGATCGCCCAGACAGCTTCTATGGAAGTCGATCTGCGGTCGATCAGTGCAGGCGAATTGGAAAAACTTGATGCGAATTTCAAAAAAGCCGTGCAAAGGTCGCTCGAAGAGGAAAACTCGTCGAAGACCGATGCGGCGAGGCTGACCGTCGAGATCCAGATGATCGGTCAGCGTCCTGTCGGGCTGCAAGCTCCGGATGCACCGATCGTTCAGGCAATACTCGCCGCTGACAAGGCTCTCGGCATCACGCCGAACCTGACCGCGAGCAGCACGGATTCGGGAATGCCGATGCGGTTTGGGATTCCGGCGGTGACGATCGGCTCGGGCGGCAAGTGGCAGGGAATGCATTCGGTTGGCGAGATTTTTGACTCTACGGACAGCTATCTTGGTACGCAGCGCGTATTGACGGCTATACTGGCGATTATTGGGATGAAGAAGTAG
- a CDS encoding DUF4232 domain-containing protein, whose amino-acid sequence MNKMKLRAIPLAMFVFCMSIAINAQSPAPVVQNKCAKLKMAAGEEDADMGGKRYQKFIFTNMSDQPCTLRGFPTFVVLNKAGQALANGKAKYSNDYPNGLAESDRKPVAVTLEPGKTAWFQIYYNDGMALDHKGPYPKAYKFLITAPKGDKAFVTRTDIQPCCGITVGSIRGDEPE is encoded by the coding sequence ATGAACAAAATGAAATTGAGAGCGATCCCACTCGCGATGTTCGTTTTTTGCATGAGCATTGCCATTAATGCTCAAAGCCCGGCGCCAGTTGTCCAGAATAAATGCGCGAAATTAAAGATGGCCGCAGGCGAAGAAGACGCCGATATGGGCGGAAAGCGTTATCAGAAGTTCATTTTCACAAATATGTCGGATCAACCGTGCACACTCAGGGGGTTTCCGACGTTTGTTGTCCTGAACAAGGCAGGACAGGCTCTCGCGAACGGCAAGGCGAAATACAGCAACGATTATCCGAACGGCTTGGCAGAAAGTGACCGCAAACCTGTTGCTGTAACACTCGAGCCCGGTAAAACGGCATGGTTTCAGATCTATTACAACGATGGTATGGCTCTAGATCACAAAGGCCCGTATCCAAAAGCTTACAAATTCCTCATTACCGCCCCGAAAGGCGATAAGGCGTTTGTGACGAGAACCGATATTCAGCCCTGCTGCGGCATAACCGTCGGATCGATCCGTGGTGATGAGCCGGAATAA
- a CDS encoding M20/M25/M40 family metallo-hydrolase — protein MRLKQLTALSLISLILASSIAAQEPVDAAMNAKIRDEGLNRSQVLKTFEHFTEVIGPRLTGSPAAKTAAAYSQSRLKEWGLSDPRLEPWEFGRGWTLEKQTVEMIEPRYMPLVGYAEAWSASTAGEIVATPVLVGNKTAADLEKMKGQLKGAIVLSQPLQDSFERIDRKQPTAFEEAVPIGQPRPPQGSSPFITPAAMNKALFETGAGVILRPNRGEHGTMFILGRDNAEAAMPSVILSAEHYNMIVRMLELGVKVKLRVNVQTKYHTEDKNGYNVLAELPGSDLKDETVMIGAHLDSWHSGTGAADNADGSAAALEAMRILKAIGAKPRRTIKVAIWSGEEQGLFGSQRWVTKNLAGDANKAAREKFDVYFNQDPGSGPIYGWYLENNSAVKPIFDAWLEPFRDLGARKNIIQPIGSTDHVSFNRAGVLGFNAVQNYDLYDTRVHHTNMDTFERVSENDLKQSAIVLASFAYHAAMRAERIPAGSVK, from the coding sequence ATGCGTTTAAAACAACTTACCGCTCTTAGTCTTATTTCCTTGATCCTTGCCAGTTCGATCGCTGCGCAAGAGCCGGTCGATGCCGCGATGAATGCAAAGATCCGCGACGAAGGCCTCAACCGGTCACAGGTTTTGAAAACCTTTGAGCATTTTACCGAGGTGATCGGGCCAAGATTGACCGGTTCGCCGGCGGCTAAGACGGCGGCGGCGTATTCGCAGTCGCGGTTGAAGGAGTGGGGATTGAGCGATCCACGGCTTGAGCCGTGGGAATTCGGCCGCGGCTGGACGCTGGAAAAGCAGACGGTCGAAATGATCGAGCCTCGCTATATGCCGCTCGTTGGTTACGCCGAGGCTTGGTCCGCATCGACTGCGGGTGAGATCGTGGCCACACCAGTTCTTGTTGGCAATAAAACTGCCGCCGATCTCGAAAAAATGAAAGGCCAGCTCAAGGGTGCTATCGTATTGAGCCAGCCGCTGCAGGATTCGTTCGAGCGGATCGACCGCAAGCAGCCGACGGCGTTCGAAGAAGCCGTGCCGATCGGCCAGCCGCGTCCACCTCAAGGTTCTTCACCATTCATCACACCGGCCGCGATGAATAAAGCCTTATTTGAAACAGGTGCAGGCGTCATCCTTCGGCCGAATCGCGGGGAACACGGCACGATGTTCATCCTCGGCCGCGACAATGCCGAAGCGGCGATGCCGAGCGTGATACTCAGCGCCGAGCATTACAACATGATCGTCCGCATGCTCGAACTCGGTGTGAAGGTAAAGCTGCGGGTCAACGTGCAGACCAAATATCACACAGAGGACAAAAATGGATACAACGTCCTCGCCGAACTTCCAGGCTCAGATCTCAAGGACGAGACCGTAATGATAGGAGCACATCTCGATTCGTGGCATTCCGGAACTGGTGCGGCCGACAACGCCGATGGATCTGCCGCCGCTCTCGAAGCAATGAGAATACTTAAAGCTATCGGGGCGAAACCGCGACGCACGATCAAGGTCGCTATCTGGAGCGGTGAGGAGCAAGGATTATTCGGTTCGCAGAGGTGGGTAACAAAAAACTTAGCAGGAGATGCGAACAAAGCCGCGAGAGAAAAATTTGACGTCTATTTCAACCAGGATCCGGGCAGCGGGCCGATCTATGGCTGGTATCTTGAGAATAACTCAGCCGTAAAACCTATCTTCGACGCCTGGCTGGAGCCATTCAGAGACCTCGGTGCGCGTAAGAACATCATTCAGCCCATAGGCAGCACCGACCACGTATCATTCAACCGTGCCGGCGTCCTGGGCTTTAACGCCGTCCAGAACTACGACCTCTACGACACGCGGGTGCATCATACGAATATGGACACCTTCGAACGTGTGAGCGAAAATGATCTTAAGCAATCGGCTATTGTCCTCGCGTCCTTTGCTTATCATGCTGCAATGCGGGCAGAAAGGATCCCCGCCGGATCAGTAAAATAA
- a CDS encoding prolyl oligopeptidase family serine peptidase, producing MRPILIIVSLFICSLAAPAQKRVETGFLNRSLVLNKLEYRYQVYVPREFSKAQKWPVIVALHGGGEYGNDGLKQTQVGLATAVRLHPERFPAIIVFPQAKPDGTPGWQLDGGKAAMQALDNAVKEFNGDRSRLYLTGYSAGGNGTWFLGSRYADRFAALVVVCGFVSDFKSPSNGIMYPAIIPSVSRGEIYPSLAAKVARIPIWILHGNKDDIVLPEDSRQMEAALKKVGADVRYTEIPGANHNAWDPSYGRADVIEWMLKQRK from the coding sequence ATGCGACCAATTCTTATCATCGTATCTCTTTTTATTTGCAGCCTCGCGGCTCCTGCGCAGAAGCGTGTCGAAACTGGTTTTCTAAACAGGTCTCTTGTTCTCAATAAGCTTGAGTACCGCTATCAGGTCTATGTGCCTCGTGAATTCTCCAAGGCACAAAAATGGCCGGTGATCGTAGCTCTTCATGGGGGCGGCGAATATGGAAACGATGGTCTAAAGCAAACGCAGGTTGGCCTGGCGACTGCAGTTCGCCTTCATCCGGAACGGTTTCCCGCGATAATCGTCTTTCCTCAGGCTAAACCTGACGGCACGCCCGGCTGGCAGCTCGATGGCGGAAAAGCCGCTATGCAGGCGCTGGATAATGCTGTCAAGGAATTTAATGGCGACCGGTCGCGCCTTTACCTGACGGGTTATTCTGCGGGCGGAAACGGAACATGGTTTCTTGGCTCAAGATACGCCGACAGATTTGCGGCGCTCGTCGTCGTATGCGGATTTGTATCCGACTTTAAGAGCCCGTCAAACGGCATTATGTACCCGGCAATAATTCCGTCGGTCAGCCGCGGAGAAATATACCCGAGTCTCGCCGCCAAGGTTGCTCGCATACCGATCTGGATCTTGCACGGGAACAAGGACGATATAGTCTTGCCGGAAGATTCCCGTCAGATGGAGGCGGCCCTCAAGAAGGTCGGGGCCGACGTTCGCTACACCGAGATCCCTGGAGCCAATCACAACGCCTGGGATCCATCTTACGGAAGGGCCGACGTCATCGAATGGATGTTGAAACAGCGAAAGTAA
- a CDS encoding aldehyde dehydrogenase family protein, translating to MIATADSAEKTIISYNPATGEEVGRVRISSAEDVQKAVTLSRAASREWRQTSFAARRDLMMRAREVILAEVDEIAHLISRESGKPFGEAIAMEIAPVLDLMQYFARNTEKLLKPAKIGIGLYALMGRSSKIIYQPLGVVGIIPAWNYPFSIPLGEAVMALMAGNTVVIKPSELTPLVGVKIRDIFEKAGFPQNAVQVVTGDGSTGAALVEAAPDKIMFTGSVATGKKIAAAAAKNLTSVVLELGGKDPMIVFADANLELAARAAVWGAFCNSGQSCSSVERLYVQESVAAELTRKIVEKTKRLKQGFGDREDVSVGAMSSERQIKIVEDHVEDFRASGAKIEIGGRRNPEFEGLFYEPTVITNANNDMRAMQEETFGPTLPIATFSTEEEAIRLANDSEFGLTASVWTRDRAKGERVARQIEAGSVCINEVLYTHGIGQTPWGGFKNSGLGRTHGREGLMELVQPQHIHINKLALLPDAWWMPYSATAVETFRGFATKFASGSLLKTTTLMPQLLKRIRELLKR from the coding sequence ATGATCGCTACAGCCGACTCCGCAGAAAAGACGATAATTTCCTACAACCCCGCAACCGGCGAAGAGGTCGGCCGCGTACGCATTTCGTCGGCTGAAGATGTCCAGAAAGCGGTCACTCTTTCGCGTGCTGCTTCTCGTGAATGGCGACAGACTTCATTTGCCGCCAGACGCGATCTGATGATGCGTGCCCGCGAGGTGATACTAGCTGAGGTCGACGAGATCGCTCACCTGATCTCGCGAGAATCCGGGAAGCCCTTCGGCGAGGCGATCGCGATGGAGATCGCACCGGTTCTAGATCTGATGCAGTATTTTGCGCGGAACACGGAAAAGCTTTTAAAGCCAGCAAAAATCGGCATCGGGCTCTACGCACTGATGGGCCGCTCGTCGAAGATCATCTATCAGCCTCTCGGCGTTGTGGGGATAATTCCGGCGTGGAATTATCCGTTTTCGATTCCGCTCGGCGAAGCTGTCATGGCTTTGATGGCCGGAAATACGGTTGTGATCAAGCCGTCAGAACTAACGCCGCTCGTGGGGGTAAAGATCCGCGATATATTTGAGAAAGCCGGATTTCCGCAGAACGCGGTTCAGGTCGTGACCGGCGACGGCTCGACCGGGGCCGCCCTCGTCGAAGCGGCTCCTGACAAAATAATGTTCACCGGCTCGGTCGCCACTGGAAAAAAGATCGCGGCTGCGGCCGCAAAGAATCTCACTTCCGTCGTGCTCGAACTCGGCGGCAAGGACCCGATGATCGTCTTCGCTGACGCCAATCTCGAACTTGCTGCCAGAGCCGCCGTCTGGGGAGCGTTTTGTAACAGCGGCCAGTCTTGCTCATCGGTAGAGCGGCTTTACGTGCAGGAAAGTGTCGCAGCGGAACTTACGCGGAAGATCGTGGAAAAAACAAAACGACTCAAGCAGGGATTTGGCGATCGTGAGGACGTTTCGGTCGGAGCAATGTCATCAGAACGGCAGATCAAGATCGTCGAGGATCACGTCGAGGATTTCCGTGCTTCTGGAGCAAAAATTGAGATCGGCGGAAGACGCAATCCCGAATTCGAAGGCCTTTTCTACGAACCAACCGTCATTACAAACGCCAACAACGATATGCGCGCGATGCAGGAAGAAACGTTCGGCCCGACGCTGCCGATAGCGACGTTTTCTACCGAGGAAGAAGCGATCCGCCTTGCCAACGACAGCGAATTCGGCCTTACCGCCAGCGTCTGGACCCGCGACCGTGCCAAAGGCGAACGCGTCGCACGTCAGATCGAAGCCGGCTCGGTCTGCATCAACGAAGTTCTGTACACCCACGGCATCGGCCAAACGCCGTGGGGCGGCTTCAAAAATTCCGGCCTCGGCCGCACCCACGGTCGCGAAGGCCTGATGGAACTCGTCCAGCCCCAGCATATTCACATCAACAAACTCGCCTTGCTGCCAGATGCGTGGTGGATGCCTTATTCTGCTACCGCGGTCGAAACATTCCGCGGATTTGCGACCAAGTTTGCGTCTGGCTCGCTGCTAAAAACTACCACGCTGATGCCGCAGCTATTAAAGCGTATCCGTGAACTATTAAAGCGATAG
- a CDS encoding DUF1565 domain-containing protein — MKFFPNLVFTILLVVTLACSASAQKTIYVSPAGDDKHDGKTAKTAFRTIQHALDVAKPGTSIDLSPGIYHETLTTRINGSEAAPIVVRGGDNAKSKDRRYKTILYGSGRIVNIDHSYYRFEGFAIDGQEALAGKAYPTDPSKVTAFKDENRSIIKDSKLIYIGSDDATRYLTGIKIMNMYLRGAGGECIRLRNGAHHNEISDSVIEYCGMFTKDRGVDSFRYHNGEAIYIGTSPKSTTQPMYANDTSNNNIARRNIINTYGSECFNVKENANRNVFAGNECRYNLEPAEFSGSNVELRGDNNVVEGNLITESFGVNVKLKSDAADYDKGGNIIRNNTLSHAQKGNISNDHKAAVICGNKLDSTIQRGTTKEAAGRPCERK; from the coding sequence ATGAAGTTTTTTCCAAACCTTGTTTTTACGATCCTACTAGTTGTCACCTTAGCGTGTTCTGCTTCCGCACAAAAAACGATTTATGTTTCGCCCGCTGGTGACGACAAGCACGACGGCAAAACCGCGAAGACCGCTTTCAGGACCATCCAACACGCCCTTGACGTGGCGAAGCCCGGGACCAGCATTGATCTCTCGCCCGGCATCTACCACGAAACGCTCACGACAAGAATCAACGGCTCCGAAGCCGCTCCGATCGTCGTTCGCGGCGGCGACAATGCCAAGTCGAAGGATAGGCGTTACAAAACCATCCTTTACGGATCTGGCCGAATAGTGAATATCGATCACAGCTATTACAGGTTCGAAGGTTTTGCGATCGACGGCCAGGAGGCGTTAGCGGGAAAAGCGTATCCGACCGACCCGTCAAAGGTCACTGCATTTAAGGACGAAAATCGGTCGATCATCAAGGACAGCAAGCTTATCTACATCGGCAGCGACGATGCGACCAGATACCTGACCGGCATCAAGATCATGAACATGTATCTGCGCGGTGCCGGCGGTGAGTGCATCCGCCTACGCAACGGCGCTCATCATAACGAGATATCGGATTCCGTGATCGAATACTGTGGAATGTTTACCAAAGACCGAGGGGTAGACAGCTTCAGATACCATAATGGCGAAGCGATCTACATCGGCACGAGCCCGAAATCGACAACTCAGCCGATGTACGCAAATGATACGTCGAATAACAATATCGCGAGGCGAAACATCATCAACACCTACGGCTCAGAATGTTTTAACGTAAAGGAAAACGCCAACCGCAACGTTTTCGCGGGCAATGAATGCCGGTATAATCTGGAGCCCGCTGAATTCTCGGGTAGCAATGTCGAGCTTCGCGGTGATAATAATGTAGTCGAGGGAAACCTGATAACCGAGAGCTTCGGCGTCAACGTCAAGCTCAAAAGCGACGCGGCAGATTATGACAAGGGCGGAAATATCATCCGCAACAACACGCTCTCGCACGCTCAGAAGGGTAACATCAGCAACGATCATAAAGCCGCCGTCATTTGCGGAAACAAGCTCGACAGCACGATCCAACGCGGAACGACCAAAGAAGCAGCCGGAAGACCTTGTGAGAGGAAGTAA
- a CDS encoding Lrp/AsnC family transcriptional regulator → MIDGIDEQILTILQNDARISNAEIARQIGLAPSAVLERIRKLEDRGIIRGYRTEIDPRAVEFGLTVFVTVKTSECGSEAEEALAAIPEVLEVHDVAGEDCFLLKIRTKDTDALTKLHREKIRTIPSVVSTKTIVVLQTYKETTALHLEGKARKG, encoded by the coding sequence ATGATTGACGGCATAGACGAACAAATACTAACGATACTACAAAACGATGCGCGTATTTCGAACGCCGAGATCGCGAGGCAGATCGGGCTGGCTCCTTCGGCGGTATTGGAGCGGATTCGCAAATTAGAGGACCGCGGCATCATTCGCGGTTATCGTACTGAGATCGATCCGCGGGCGGTCGAATTTGGGCTGACGGTCTTTGTCACGGTGAAGACCAGTGAATGCGGAAGCGAAGCCGAAGAGGCTCTCGCGGCGATCCCAGAGGTGCTTGAGGTCCACGATGTCGCTGGCGAAGACTGCTTTTTGCTTAAGATCCGTACCAAAGATACTGACGCGCTAACAAAACTACATCGCGAAAAAATAAGGACGATACCGAGCGTGGTCAGCACGAAAACCATCGTCGTTCTGCAAACATACAAGGAAACGACCGCTTTGCATCTGGAAGGTAAAGCACGCAAGGGGTGA
- a CDS encoding EamA family transporter encodes MSAVRTADEKQKLIFLIAAFAAVYLIWGSTYLAIKYAIETLPTFLMAGVRFLIAGGILYGFARLSPSYEKPKAVHWRTSFIVGALLLGVGNGAVVVAEHYISSSMTALLIASNPFWMVTLGWMFMGRGKPNYKVTLGLLIGFIGVALLILGRPDAVGASGNSQWFGIFMVVIATIGWAFGSLYGATAPTARSNVLAAGMQMLAGGLILTVVSAIAGEWQTFDYRAVSSTSWIALAYLIFVGALVAYTAYSWLMQNASASAVSTYAYVNPVVAVFLGWIIAGESLTAQMLIGAAIIVVSVMLVTANNKKKLQPKEVEIHESLTPTSTTASAAA; translated from the coding sequence ATGAGCGCGGTTAGAACAGCAGATGAAAAACAGAAACTGATCTTTTTGATCGCAGCATTCGCGGCGGTTTATTTGATCTGGGGATCCACATATCTTGCGATCAAATATGCGATCGAGACGCTGCCGACGTTTCTGATGGCGGGAGTTCGATTCCTGATCGCGGGCGGCATTTTGTACGGCTTCGCACGTTTGTCGCCAAGCTACGAAAAGCCTAAGGCGGTTCATTGGCGGACAAGCTTCATTGTTGGAGCGCTTTTGCTTGGCGTTGGAAACGGAGCAGTTGTTGTTGCCGAACATTATATTTCATCGAGCATGACGGCTTTGCTCATCGCCTCGAATCCATTTTGGATGGTGACGCTTGGTTGGATGTTCATGGGCCGCGGAAAGCCTAATTACAAGGTAACGCTTGGCCTGCTTATCGGATTTATCGGCGTCGCATTGCTTATTCTCGGCCGCCCGGACGCAGTGGGAGCGAGCGGCAATTCGCAATGGTTTGGCATCTTTATGGTCGTTATAGCAACGATCGGTTGGGCGTTCGGTTCGTTGTACGGAGCGACGGCTCCAACCGCGAGATCCAACGTCCTCGCCGCCGGAATGCAGATGCTGGCCGGCGGATTGATCCTGACGGTCGTCAGCGCGATCGCCGGTGAATGGCAAACATTCGATTACCGGGCAGTTTCGTCCACGTCATGGATAGCTCTGGCGTATCTGATATTTGTCGGTGCGTTGGTCGCCTATACTGCATATAGCTGGCTGATGCAGAATGCTTCCGCGTCGGCAGTTTCGACGTATGCTTATGTCAATCCGGTCGTGGCGGTCTTCCTCGGATGGATCATCGCCGGCGAATCGCTCACCGCTCAGATGCTGATCGGAGCCGCGATCATCGTCGTATCCGTGATGCTCGTCACGGCAAATAATAAGAAGAAACTTCAACCTAAAGAGGTCGAGATCCACGAATCGCTTACACCGACAAGCACCACTGCTTCAGCAGCAGCTTAA
- a CDS encoding OsmC family protein — MATGTYKATVRYAGDDFFIGTPPSGHAQLMDANGERKAAPTPLENLLVAVAGCTAFDVESILKKKRQDVTDYRVEIEGWRRDEMPKAFIKLHIKHIVTGRNISEKAVADAIRLSDETYCSVAATVKPTAEITTSYEIVLEPAA; from the coding sequence ATGGCAACAGGAACATACAAAGCAACAGTTCGATACGCCGGTGACGATTTTTTCATCGGCACACCGCCGAGCGGACACGCTCAGCTAATGGACGCCAACGGCGAACGCAAAGCCGCCCCGACGCCGCTCGAGAATCTCCTCGTCGCCGTCGCCGGATGTACCGCATTCGACGTCGAGTCGATCCTGAAGAAAAAACGTCAGGATGTTACCGACTACCGCGTCGAGATCGAAGGCTGGCGTCGCGACGAAATGCCGAAGGCCTTTATCAAGCTCCACATCAAACACATCGTTACCGGCCGCAATATTTCAGAAAAGGCGGTCGCCGATGCTATCAGACTGTCGGACGAAACCTATTGTTCGGTCGCCGCAACGGTCAAGCCGACGGCTGAGATCACGACGAGTTACGAGATCGTGTTAGAACCCGCTGCGTAA